The following coding sequences lie in one Peromyscus maniculatus bairdii isolate BWxNUB_F1_BW_parent chromosome 3, HU_Pman_BW_mat_3.1, whole genome shotgun sequence genomic window:
- the Wdr86 gene encoding WD repeat-containing protein 86, giving the protein MGSSGSALRVCADHRGGINWLSLSPDGQRLLTGSEDGTARLWSTADGQCCALLQGHESYVTFCQLEDEAAFTCSADCTIRKWDVRTGQCLQVYRGHTSIVNRILVTEDQLFSSSYDRTARAWTVDKGQVSKEFRGHRNCVLALAYSAPKDLPSDPCLEAAMGAGLLVTGSTDDTAKVWQVASGCCHQTLRGHTGAVLCLVLDVSSHTAFTGSTDATVRAWDILSGEQLRVFREHQGSVICLELTERLLYSGSADRTVKCWLADTGERVRTFPAHRHSVSALKYHAGTLFTGSGDARARAFDARSGVLQRVFRGHSFVINCLQVHGQVLYTASHDGALRLWDVRGLQSVPPLPQRPATKRSLSRLFSNKVACAAPVPLQPA; this is encoded by the exons ATGGGGAGCAGCGGGTCGGCGTTGAGGGTCTGTGCGGACCACCGCGGGGGCATCAACTGGCTGAGTCTGAGCCCCGACGGGCAGCGCCTGCTGACGGGCAGCGAGGACGGCACGGCCCGCCTCTGGAGCACCGCGGACGGCCAGTGCTGCGCGCTCCTGCAAG GTCATGAGAGCTATGTGACCTTCTGCCAGCTGGAGGACGAAGCCGCCTTCACCTGCAGCGCCGACTGCACCATCCGGAAGTGGGACGTTAGGACCGGGCAGTGTCTGCAGGTGTACCGAGGGCACACGTCCATCGTGAACAG GATCCTGGTTACAGAGGACCAGCTTTTCAGTAGTTCCTATGACCGAACGGCACGTGCCTGGACGGTGGACAAAGGGCAAGTGTCCAAGGAGTTCCGGGGTCACCGCAACTGCGTGCTGGCACTAGCCTACTCGGCCCCCAAGGACCTGCCCAGTGACCCCTGCTTGGAGGCCGCCATGGGCGCCGGGCTCCTAGTGACCGGCAGCACAGACGACACAGCCAAGGTGTGGCAGGTGGCCAGCGGCTGCTGCCACCAGACCCTTCGGGGCCACACAGGTGCGGTGCTGTGCCTGGTGCTGGATGTCTCCAGCCACACGGCCTTCACAGGTAGCACGGATGCCACCGTCCGTGCTTGGGACATCCTGAGTGGGGAGCAGCTGCGGGTATTCCGGGAGCACCAGGGCTCTGTCATCTGTCTGGAG ctcacagagcGGCTCCTGTACTCGGGCAGTGCGGACCGGACTGTTAAGTGCTGGCTGGCCGACACTGGAGAGAGGGTGCGCACGTTCCCGGCCCACAGACACAGCGTGAGTGCCCTCAAGTACCACGCAGGCACCT TGTTCACGGGCAGTGGGGACGCCCGCGCCCGCGCCTTTGATGCCCGGTCAGGAGTGCTGCAGAGGGTGTTCCGAGGCCACAGCTTTGTCATCAACTGCCTCCAG GTACATGGTCAGGTGCTCTACACAGCATCTCATGACGGTGCTCTGCGCCTCTGGGACGTGCGTGGCCTCCAGTCAGTGCCGCCTTTGCCACAAAGGCCAGCAACCAAACGCAGCCTGTCCCGCCTCTTCAGCAACAAGGTGGCCTGTGCGGCCCCGGTGCCCTTGCAGCCAGCCTGA